GCAACCACAAGactgaaacaataaaaaaaaacatatattgaaataaacaATGGTATATAtactaaaaagaaagaaataaaaaagaatacaatttttttgtcaaaaaaaaaaaaaaaatacaattttaagaGGATTAGTAATCTGTAAAATTGCAGAAGTACTCAAAATTGGTTTAACACAAAATCATAATTGCAAAATGTGAAGGGATGATGGAAAAACTACAATAATCAGTTTGGGCGAAACCAGCAACAGAATATCCCATGTAAATAAGATATTAAACTTACTGTGAAAAGAATGAAGTTCGTATACTCTATCCTTCATATCCACACCAAGTCCTTCAGTAACCCGAAACATTCCAGCCCTTGACAACATCGCAGTTCCTTGGCCAATATATAGCCCATTTCGTTCAAGATAGTATGGATCTGTGAAACAAAAGAAGCTAAGAAAACATATCGACCATGTTCCAAAAAGTTTACTCGATGGCTGAAACAGAAGAAATTATCGTCCAAAGCAAGCCATTGTAATTATAAGCATAACATATATACAGACCTTGTAAAAAACAAATATCTGCTTATGTTTACTATTTAAAGCTttaccttttttaataaaaaaagtagagGAAAAAAGTTACAATGCCAATGTCTATTTGAAAATACAAGTCCATCGTCGACCCAATGACCTTATCCGCCAACATATAAATCCAATTATTATGGTATATAACTTTTCACCAAGCAAGACTTCAAAGAAATAATACAACGATTACAAGTCTTTTAACTAATAGTTTCTTATATTAGTTGCAATGAGCTCCTACATCAGAATTTTTTCAAAAGCTCTCTTGTGTAACTTCTCCATACCCCCCTACAAATTTATAGGGGCTTATCTTTTAGTTAAATACTTCTCTGTTAAGAAACTCCTATAAGCCAGAAACTAATCCAAGCTCAGCAGTAAACAACTATGCTTTTGCAGGTTCTAAAACTTCATGTTAGAATGCTAAGTACACAACAAAAGTATACCGAATCATCCCCAGAATGCAGGCATAAATACACTTGCTAGTACCTGTCTCGGATCCTTGAAGAACAATACCGCGCGTCATACCAGAACTCCAGCCCCCGTCTGAACCCTGCTGCTCTATCGCAACCGAGACAGCGACTGTATCTCCTTTCTCAACATGAGCACTACAAGCCATTATACCAGGAACATACacctaaacaaaacaaaaaacacataatcAGAAAAGAGccaatcacaattcacaaactAAAATCCCTATattataaatgagaaaatagGATACACACTGAAAGTGTAGGTTAATTTTACACACATCCAATAGTAACCGTGTGTTCCGCCAAATCACCCCACTTTAATGGTATGAGTTGTAGAAACAACTGATTCCTATCGGATGTGAGTGTGAAATTAACTTACACGGACAAAGCATATCCATTAAACTCgttataaattacaaaaaaaaaaaaaaaaactaatcatatCCAACCTGAGCTCCCCTCAGAACAGCTTCAGCGCATTTCCTGCTAACAATAACCTCTTTAGGAGCTACATTACCATAATCAACATGATGCGGTCCCGAAccccaaacaaaaacaacataatccAATCCAGGAATCTTGCACTTAAATAATAAACTTGAATCTGAATCCAAATCCTCCTTCAAAGGATTGACCGCATCATCAACATCTTCACAATCACTTCCATTCAATTTTTCCTTCACAGTCGATCTTAGCTTCTCAATAACAGCATCACTCGTTGAACAAAGCGTGTTTACTCGAATACACGAATATCGCGAAGGTCtcctgcaaaataaaaaatcgagTTACATAAGATAAACTTCAATTATCGAATTACATAAGCtaaaattcaattaagcatgGAAGATTTAGGGTTTAGTGTGATGTACGTTAAAGCGGAGGAGATGCGAGAGAAGTGATCGGAGCCATAAGCATTGATGAAGTAGTTGTGAAGTTGAGGGTTCCAGTTAAGGGTAGGATTGAAGGAGTAGCGTTGTGAATGAGAAGAATTGTGATCGGAAGATTGCATTGTTTCGTGAAATGCGGTGGCGGTGATGGAGTTGGATGAGTTTGGGGTTTTGTGAAGGGTTCTGCAAGTGGTGAAGAAGAACAAGTCCCTCCCTTTCTTCATTCAAAAGAATATGTAGACTTCGAATAAGTTAGGGAGTGGAAGTTGAGTTTGATTAGTTCATTTGACAATGTCGATACAGTTAAATTcgaatgttttttattttttttgtcacgattaaGTTCTAatgtttatgttaattcatttgACAATATCAATATAATTAAGTTATAATGTTTACGTCGGTCTAAAGTTGGAATCTCGCGTTTGTGTTTTTATGTTGTATGTGATTGGCATCAAATTCAAACCAAGAATCTCGAAGTTGAAACATCAACTTTCTACTAAGAAAGCTCGTGGAAAGCAAGTCACATTTGTATTTGACTTTCGTGTATAATGGTCGGGAAAAGATGACAAGATATAATAAATTTATCATATCATAAAGTTAAGTATTTCCTAATCCTATGTTAATTTGACTTTGTAATTTTTACCCTAAGTATGATCTATGTAAGAAACTATATGATTAAAAATCTAATCCTTTTTTATTATCATGATAtcattatgttttaaaaatatttaattaattatgagagtaattttgtcttttaattatgataaaataatgatatcTTGTTTGTTATCATATGCACATTAAACATATGATAGAACTAGTGATTGTCATGTTTATATCATATATTgtaggctaaattgcatttttggtctcttaactatttatgtacgctttggtcctttaattaaaattcgatttattttggtcccttaacttctctcagttagatattttggtcttttccgttagttttaattcaaaaacgttaggttttctttattttcttctgatttttttttgggattcttgttgttgaaggttgatagagatgatatgaagatgaaaaagaggagaagaagatgaagaaaatccaacgtttttgaattgaaactaacaaaaatgaccaaaatgtgtaacggagagaagttaagggaccaaaataaatcgaattttaattaagggaccaaaagaatactacctaaatagttaagggaccaaaaatgcaatttggCATGTATTGTATTTATCCAActtcatatcatatcatgtctCTAGAGTATCTTAACCATCAAACGGTAGTGTTTGTAGTTTCCTccacatgtaaaaaaaatcataataaaatttgtgaaacataaaaaacaaaaacatgattTTATCAAACATCTATCAAATATCCTTCCATCGATTTTCTACGTGGCACTGTCGCGTGTGCAAAAAGGACATGACATGTCATAAATGACGATTTGCTTCTTCATGAGATCACATGTTAAATATCCTTCCATCGATTTTCtacgttttttttaatatgcaaaaatttattaaaaacccgATCCCTGCATACAAACAAAAGGTGTCGTATATCGATGgaatacatgaaaataaaaCACCAACAAAGACACCCTACAATCAAAACCTAAAGATCAACACCCAAAATGACATCACCCACTAAAAATAAACATCCCCGCCTAAAATACATCATTTACTTACTTGAAAATTATAGTTGCAAAAAACTACTCCGTGCAACCCAAATGATAAGtcgttttgaaaaataattgtcttaaattataagccgttttggaaaaaattgtcTCAAGTTACATGTCGTTTGACAATAACTTTGTAACATTAACGTTACTTTTTCTATCATGCATTTATATATTGTTTGCTCTCTTTTATTTCAGTttattcatttatctttctcatacaaTTAACAAGGATAATTGTGTAAAGCAATTGATAATTTCTCTTTATCTTAtgattaattacattttttaatttgtcgCTATCAAAGAAAAATCTTACTATCAAACATCATTTTTCTTACTATCAAACATCATTTTCATCTCCAAAACATAAAACTCATTCATCTGATTATTTAACATGTGATTTTTATCTTCGATGTTCTATAATCAGATCCTACTTATCATTAAAGGTAAATTACCCCTAATTCATCAAAAAAGTAATGTAGGTATCacaattttgattcatttttattaCTACACTTTTTACTTATGTGTCTCTCCCTCCTTTAAAAACAACGGTCTTCAAAATGGGCTTATTTTTACAGAAAAACTGTGACCCGCTTCGAAAGCCCATATTGATTAGGGTTTTAGACACTCCATATAAATGCTGCATCCTTCATTTTCATTCACCCTTTGCACAAAACTACAATCAGCGGCAATCGGTGTTTGTAAAAAATGGTTAACGCGAAGGTAAACAAATCCACACtaataattttcttcatttttcattttgaagtgatttttgtttgaatCGTAACACGGGTATGAATTTTTGTTGAAACAGTTTCACCAGTACCAAGTTGTCGGAAGGGCTCTTCCCACCGAAAAGGATGAACATCCTAAGATTTATCGTATGAAGCTTTGGGCAACCAATGAGGTTCGTGCCAAATCCAAATTCTGGTAAGCTTCTAATTCATTATCAAATTctaatgtttttaaatttttatataatgatTAACTATTtaatatgattaattgtgtttttaataATGTTAATTGTTGTAGGTATTTCTTGAGGAAGTTGAAGAAGGTTAAGAAAAGCAATGGCCAAGTTTTGGCTATTAATGAGGTATGCACATTCATTGATTATTGCtgttatttgaaatttgatagAAGGGTTTGTAGTTAAGCAAGCTAGATTTATACTTAGACTGTGTTTGGATTAGACTTATAATTATAACCAGCTTATTTGTATTTATGTACATGCATAAGCGCTTATGAGGTATTTGTAGAGCTTAAGATAACAACTTATATgatatttaaatgattttagCTAATCTCAATCCGCATGTAAAAGCTTTTATTTGGTAAATACTTATCTTATAAGCACCTGtttaaccaaacagaccctcAAAACAACTGTGGAGTTAACGTTTAGttggaatagaaaaaattaatgataGGAGTATAATTTTGCAAAAGTTATTTCTTAGGCATGTACTAGTATACTGTACAGTTGGattaattgaaaatatatttctgTGCTTAGAGAGACTCTCTTCGGTGGGAGTCCATTATGTATTGTCCATTGACCTCCATCTATGAGATAGACAAAAGCGATAGAGTGGATCCACTAATGATATTTCGGTTGTGCCTATCTCTCATAAATAGAGCAAACTTGGACTCATTTGGGTGGGGATTTGATTTTGGGAATTTGTATATTATGTAATACTTGTCAGTTTTTGGaagaaaatgtttttctattcctttttgTTGTCTTTAGCAGAAAATAGTTTTGATTATGAGAAGTTGTTTATCATTTAATATCTGTcactttttgaaagaaaatgattttcgTTTCCTTTTTTATGTCTATTGAAGAAAATAGTTTTGTTTGTATTCTTTTCCCAAGTAATGGTGGAATCTAGGTGTTTATGAGGTAGATAAATGGATACAAATAAATTGTGATGCTTGAGAAAATAAAGTTTGATGCTGAtctccattttttatttgatttgttgcTTTAAAAGTTAAATACCATTTTGTGttcaatttttatcaaattgaTTTCAAGTAGACAGTACTTTGGTTGGTAAAGGGAAGGTGTTGCTCCGATTGCGAGTAGGGCTTGTTCTGTTGTGATTATTACTGGGATAAAATTTGCGATGTTAACTTGTTGAGAAGTCACTTGCTAAATATTTGAGTGTAAGCCGTTTTGATTGAAGACTAATTATGTCGAAATCCAAACATAGGTAACCAGTTATGGACTTATGGCAATACATCATTTTAGGTGATTTCTCCTTTAAATTGTATGCCTATAAGTATTTTGGGGGAGGGTTTAAGCATGAAACCAGTGACTAATATCATAGTTGAACTTGAAAATTAtgctcatttttttattgtatattgTTTCAATTATTCAAGGAAAAGTAATGCTAATTGTTGTGAAAGAATTCTTGGAGTAGGGGTTGatgctacttttttttattgcagatCTTTGAGAAAAATCCTACCAAGATTAAAAACTATGGAATTTGGTTGCGTTATCAGAGTCGTACTGGTTATCACAATATGTACAAGGAATACCGTGATACTACTCTAAACGGCGCTGTGGAGACAATGTACAACGAGATGGCATCTCGTCATAGGGTCAGGTTTCCCTGCATTCAAATCATTAAGACTGCCACCATCCCGGCTAATCTGTGCAAAAGGGAGAGCACTAAGCAGTTTCACAATTCCAAAATCAAGTTCCCTCTGGTGTACAAGAAGATTAGGCCACCAACTAGGAGCCTAAAAACAACCTACAAAGCCAAGAAGCCCAACCTGTTTATGTGATTCAGTGAATCACATTTCGCTTCTCATATTGGGAGTTGCTTGATTGATCAGTTAGCACATTAAGAGCTTTCTGAAGATAATCTTGTTTTAAGAAACTTCATTATCAGCAAGACAATTGTGTTTTTCCTAGTTTGTTACTTACCGAgaattttgttttatctttttgttatgcagttatttatttttctctttatgaTGTACTGGTACAAGCTTGATTTTGAATCTAGCGATCACTTTATTTCGAAGGAGGGTTTATAATTTTCTATTGTTTGTGCactctaattgctggaaaaaaGGAAGGTAATTCCAGATGCTCATAGCTAATGAGCTAGGTTTTGTGAAAGGGGATGAACAAAGCTGTGTTGGTAATTGTGTCCAGCCTTCTAGGTTTTTATTGCTCATTCATTATTGTTCTGAGTTCGGACTGTTGTTTTTCTtgaacttattttaaaattcagtTCGTTTTCAAAACTGAATACAAGCAATGCATACTGAGTTAAAACAGTTTTCAAGAGTACAAATGCACATTAAACAGTATCAGTTAAAATAGTGtctaaaacattttatttagcTTGATTTGAATATACGATTTGCAGAACGAcctagttttgatttttttttttttataaatgtttgtAGTTACTTTCATCGGCTCAGCATTAATAGTGATGAAACACCCGATATCTTAAACTCAGCATTAAATTGTACACCTTATGGTGACTATTTTAAGcaaaattttgcattttagATTCATAATGATATATGTTGTCTATAATAGTGATTGGAGGGTGTAAATTTCAATCTTTTATGTATTAGATTtgcacaatttttaagatataatTTCCATCTTTGATATCTTAACATATACCCTTAGCATTTTCCAAATATCAAATGGGTCTCAATAATAACTTTGTAtcattaatttcaaattttcaacaaataatttatttattaaatcataatcatttagtttttgaattgtAAAATTGGTCAAATTCCTTTTGTTTATCTTTGCTTGCCTATTAGAGGGGAACCCCATTGTTTATCCTTGTGGAGTTTGTTCATTGAAAAGATTTGTAAAAAATTATCTGGTTGAAAAAGTAAAAAGCAATCTATGGATGATCGGTTTGCGCTCTTAAAACTTGTCTTGTCATCCttccaatttattttctttcattcttctaGACTcccacaaatattattatttttatacagAATCTctgtcttgatttttttttgggtgtatTAGAAGAGGTGGTAGAAATGTTTCCGTGTGGTGGAAGGATTTATGTGCTATCAGGCATGCTGGTGTGATCCTAGGTTGGTTGGAGGGTGTTTACGGACTCGATTGAAGTACTTGTTTGATCTCTATGTTGATAAAAATGTAATTGTAGACAATATGATGAGGTATGAGTGGGGGTAGATGGGCAAGAGTGATGTTAGAGAAAACGCCTTTTTGTATAGAGAAATGTTCAATTAGAACAATATATTACAGTAccttattatataatatttttagaataatgATATATGAATATCTTACTTGTACAAACAACaatctatttattattttttgactgATTTCGATTTATGTGCTTTACACAATGTTGTATGATATTACATTAATTGTCCTATTTTGATGGTACAAATAGCCTAACTCATATTTTTATGTATGTCAAAGTTGCTGATGAATGGGTCTAATAAATAACTTATAGAGGACTCACATGACAGGTGGATTTACCTCcttgtattatttatttaagtgACAGGTGGATTTGTCTTTGGTATATCTTCCACTATGTAGTAGGAAGCCAAAGACAATGACTAGTTTTGGCTCAAAAACTCTGACCAGCGACTAGAGTTTTGTTTTACTACACCAAATTTGGTGACAAAACGAGTTTGTACTTTTGCTCTTACTTTGACTTTTCAAGTTGCATTCTAGCCAGGTAACATTAAAAACCGTGACACACTACACATTCATGGTATTCACAAAACACAAATGGTTCAGGAAACTGACAGGAAATCCCTTCTTAAAACAAGACCATGTAGTTGTACTAtagttataattttaatttttaatcatcTTATGACATTTTGCtacattaaataatataaagataaaaacCTTTGTTATTAGTAATATTAATCAAAACCGCGTTTTTGTACTATACTTTGACATTTGGTTACAAATTTCTCATTCATTTCTACCAATAAAATCATCATCACACAactcaaatttcattttcattattcTTTCTTCCCTCTCTCATCCTCTTAATTAAGCTCAAATTTagataaatttttattcttttcttatTTGGTTCACAAATTTTTTCCATTAAGTTTCCTAAGGTGCTTGATTTTAGGATTTTCATTGGATCAAACAAAGTCATTAATCAATGGTTTTGAaggttttttcctttttgattcTACTTGTGATATGCTCTTTTGCTGTGGAAGCCATTAATCACAATCACAATAGTCTCAAGAAGAATGGATCTTCTCTTGCTGCAATAAAGTTTCCTCAACATCCAAGTTTCAATGTTGTTTCTTCTTCAGAAGACACTGATTGTAGTTTCTCAAATTCAGATAAATTTGGAACTACCATGAAATCAAGTGAAGAAAGTGATGATAAAGGTCAAAAAGGTGATGATTTTTCAGCTGAAAATCCACAGAACCAATCTGTGAAGTTTCATTTGAAACACATCTCAATGAAGAATGAAATTGAGCCTAAAAAATCTGTGATTGATTATTCTATAAGGGATTTAACAAGAATTCAAACTCTTCATACAAGGGTCattgaaaaaaagaatcaaaacacAATTTCAAGGCtgcaaaaatcaacaaagaagcAAACAAATTCAAAGCAGTCCTACAAGCCAGCAGTTTCTCCGGTTGCGGCGGCCTCGCCGGAATATTCAAGTCAGCTTGTGGCAACTTTGGAATCAGGGGTGAGTCTTGGCTCTGGTGAGTATTTCATGGATGTGTTTATAGGTACACCACCTAAGCATTATTCTTTGATACTTGATACTGGTAGTGATCTTAATTGGATTCAATGTGTTCCTTGCATTGCTTGTTTTGAACAAAGTGGTCCATATTATGATCCTAAAGAATCTAgttcttttgaaaatataacatGTCATGATCCTAGGTGTAAATTAGTTTCATCACCAGATCCACCTAAGCCTTGTAAAGATGAGAATCAAACTTGTCCTTACTTCTATTGGTATGGTGATAGTTCCAATACAACTGGTGATTTTGCTTTGGAAACTTTTACTGTTAATCTCACTACTCCTAATGGAAAATCAGAACAAAAACATGTGGAAAATGTTATGTTTGGTTGTGGTCATTGGAATAGAGGACTATTTCACGGTGCTGCTGGTTTGTTAGGATTAGGAAGAGGACCATTATCATTTGCTTCACAGCTTCAATCTATCTATGGTCATTCCTTTTCATATTGTCTTGTGGATAGAAATAGTGACACAAGTGTTAGTAGCAAGTTGATATTTGGCGAGGATAAAGAACTTCTTAGCCACCCTAATTTGAATTTCACTTCTTTTGTTGGTGGTGAAGAGAATTCTGTTGATACATTTTACTATGTTGGGATAAAATCTATTATGGTTGATGGTGAGGTGTTGAAGATACCAGAAGAAACTTGGCATTTGTCAAAAGAAGGTGGTGGTGGTACAATAATTGATTCTGGAACTACTTTAACTTATTTTGCTGAACCTGCTTATGAGATTATCAAAGAGGCTTTCATGAAAAAGATTAAGGGTTATGAACTTGTTGAGGGTTTTCCACCTCTTAAGCCATGTTATAATGTGTCAGGAATTGAAAAAATGGAGCTACCTGATTTTGGGATATTATTTTCTGATGGAGCAATGTGGGATTTTCCTGTGGAGAATTACTTTATACAGATTGAGCCTGATCTTGTTTGTTTGGCTATTTTGGGGACTCCTAAATCTGCACTTTCAATTATTGGGAACTATCAGCAGCAaaattttcatatactttatGATATGAAGAAATCTAGACTTGGTTATGCACCAATGAAGTGTGCTGATGTTTAACATTTTTTCAGGTTCTAACTTTGGACCGTCCGATATTATTCGGACGGCCATAGATGTGCAAACCATGCAATCCTAATGGATTTGAAAGGTGTATACTGTATATTCTCATAATTGTAAACATGGTGATTCAGAGGgtagatttttggtttttcattAGATGGAAAGTTATATATACATAGAAAAGAAATAAGTTTAGGTTATATTTTTCAAGTGATAATAGAATTTAGCCTTCAGAAAATTTCTGAAAGTCTGAAATTGGGTTATGACCAAACAGAAGCTTGTTTTGTATACATTTTAACAGATTCAATTGAGTTTATTGTTTATTCAATTACTGTGTATGCTATTCTGTTATCTCTTTTGCTGCAACATTTTACTTTCTCATGAACCATTTCATtttgtacattttttatttcactttgAAAATAAATGATCAAATAGTATAGTAGTTGTATTATTCAATGGTCTTTTTCTGTTAGGCCACTCAAACTTTTTGAATATAAAAGTAACAAATGCATGCCACCAAGGAATTGGTCAACTGAATTGCAAAGAGTTCATGTACCATACATTTTGCCATCTATGTCTATTGGTTTATGGAATTTTACATTTGACAGATTTCTAACCTGATTAGTGATAATCCTTTTTGTTTACTTGTTTTGTATGACTTTTATCTTTTGGTGGATTGGTATGTTTGCCAAAACATATACTAATAAAATGCAGTTTACCAACTACACCATTATTTAATTTCGTATGAGTGTGAAGTATGAAAGCTAAGTTTTCCATTCAATTGGTCTTGTGTGTATAAGCTGGAAAACCTTTATTTGACTAATAGCATATGCATATTTTCCTCTTTCAATGTCCATTCAAACTTAGGCATGATGAAAcagaaattatattttatttgagacCCATGTTTCACCTTGTGAATATTGACTTCCAGTTAAGTAAGCCATCAATTAGgtgaacatatatatttcttcttTGCTGCCATGTGTTACTCTTAAACGTGTTTTTACAAATTTGTAAAAGAGAAATTTTCTAGTAttttataaagaataaaataaaatgaaatgcagCGACTAACTGTCGCTCATGAATTAGTTAGTGTAGCCCCACCTTATATTAGCTCTCACGTTTATGATGATGTACGgtcatatattaaataattgatatttaatgaaaaactatgaatttctttcctaaaaaaaaaaaaaaactacatagtTCGTATTTCGTcaggaaaaaagaaaactatataGTTCATATTTTGTCAAgaattaattttactaaacaatcCTTTGTCAAAATGCTCATTACAAACAATGAATAGTTTCTCATGATATTTATAGAGGTCTAGTATgatcaaataatttattatttttaaagtagTCTCTtacaaaaattccaaaaaaaaaaaactttcttagAAATTGTACTACGagctttcttctctctcacaGGAGACTACGGTGTTGGGGTTTCTTTTGTCGGATTGAACAAGCATCACATTGTCACCAAGAATGAATTACCTCCACGTCCCTGAACTCACAAGGGGAAACACAAGCAACGGGGTTCACTTCGTGAGGAACCTCATTAGATAGGTTGCTTCTTATGAGAAGTCTATTACGTTTTAACTCAAATAAGTTGAACTACTAAATCACATATGGATCAATtatcttgtttttctttgtatcaattttcttaactttttcttttattttttttatcaagaagtTTAGTGGCTATAAATTCACTTTATAAGATGACTAGGTGAAATATTTGAGGTTCTGACCCCTGCATATTGCAACCTCACTGTCAACTATGTTATGTTCACAGAGACTTTTCTAGAGTTTCTATACATGCTTGTGATtgataaaaactatttttttttaaacgaaatTATTTATCTCtcatgaaaaaatgaaatatttatgtatttattaaCATAAACTTGTAAGTTTTttaaagagttaaatatgttattaatcattataaaattacaaatcTTTCAAGTTTAATCCCtaccttttttataaaaaaatggatgttaagccccaattttttaattttttaagaacatTTCACTTTAGACCCTTCAATATCTCCTAGGCTCCATAAATGCACATAATTATGTATTGGATGtatgtttgacaaaaaaatgtaCATCTCATACATAACTATCATATGTGTACTTACAAGGTTTTAGAGACATTAGAGGTCTAAAGATAAAAACCGATTTTCAAATGACTCAATTGggcttattttataaaaatatccgaagatttttttttagacccGCTCCATATCTCTTTAGCCAcctaaaattatgaaattaccCTTAATAACACATGATATATAACAACCGGAGCATCAGATACTTAACTACTGAACGTTcagtttaaaaaaatttacttaaaatttCCATTTAGTACATCCGAATAGATAActaaatgatgttaattttaaaaattcaaaatattacaaaaaaagaTATAGAGGGGGCGTAAATAGAAATTTTCAACATATAATGTTTCACTTCAATTGGGCCGAACTCATTGGCCCAAAAAAGCCCACATTCCATTAGGGTTTTAGGTATAAACGATGCAGCTTCTTCCTCATTCACCCTTTAGACAGCTACGACCAGCGGCGGCGATTCGCAATCTGAATCGGTGTTTGTCGCGAAAATGGTTAACGCTAAGGTAAATAAATCCACcaataattttcttcatttttttcattttgaagggATTTTTATGTGAATCGTAACACGGGTATGAATTTTTGTTGAAACAGTTTCACCAGTACCAGGTTGTCGGAAGAGCTCTTCCCACCGAAAAGGATGAACATCCTAAGATTTATCGTATGAAGCTTTGGGCAACCAATGAGGTTCGTGCCAAATCCAAATTCTGGTAAGTTTCTAATTCATTATCAAATTctaatgttattaattttttttataataaataa
Above is a genomic segment from Medicago truncatula cultivar Jemalong A17 chromosome 5, MtrunA17r5.0-ANR, whole genome shotgun sequence containing:
- the LOC11429960 gene encoding aspartyl protease family protein 2; its protein translation is MVLKVFSFLILLVICSFAVEAINHNHNSLKKNGSSLAAIKFPQHPSFNVVSSSEDTDCSFSNSDKFGTTMKSSEESDDKGQKGDDFSAENPQNQSVKFHLKHISMKNEIEPKKSVIDYSIRDLTRIQTLHTRVIEKKNQNTISRLQKSTKKQTNSKQSYKPAVSPVAAASPEYSSQLVATLESGVSLGSGEYFMDVFIGTPPKHYSLILDTGSDLNWIQCVPCIACFEQSGPYYDPKESSSFENITCHDPRCKLVSSPDPPKPCKDENQTCPYFYWYGDSSNTTGDFALETFTVNLTTPNGKSEQKHVENVMFGCGHWNRGLFHGAAGLLGLGRGPLSFASQLQSIYGHSFSYCLVDRNSDTSVSSKLIFGEDKELLSHPNLNFTSFVGGEENSVDTFYYVGIKSIMVDGEVLKIPEETWHLSKEGGGGTIIDSGTTLTYFAEPAYEIIKEAFMKKIKGYELVEGFPPLKPCYNVSGIEKMELPDFGILFSDGAMWDFPVENYFIQIEPDLVCLAILGTPKSALSIIGNYQQQNFHILYDMKKSRLGYAPMKCADV
- the LOC11426758 gene encoding 60S ribosomal protein L18a-2 — protein: MVNAKFHQYQVVGRALPTEKDEHPKIYRMKLWATNEVRAKSKFWYFLRKLKKVKKSNGQVLAINEIFEKNPTKIKNYGIWLRYQSRTGYHNMYKEYRDTTLNGAVETMYNEMASRHRVRFPCIQIIKTATIPANLCKRESTKQFHNSKIKFPLVYKKIRPPTRSLKTTYKAKKPNLFM